The Streptomyces sp. NBC_01439 genome contains the following window.
CGACCAAGTGCTGATCTTCCTGCTCGCCGGGCACGAGACGACCGCCACCTCCCTCTGCTTCGCCCTGCACCTGCTGGCCCGCCACCCCGAGGAGCAGGACCGGGCCCGCGAGGAGGTCTCCCGCGTGCTGGGCGACCGTACGCCCGGCGCCGCCGACCTGGAGCGGCTCCCGTACCTCACCCGGGTCCTCAAGGAGGCCATGCGGCTCTATCCGGCCGCGCCGGTCATCGGGCGCAAGGCCGTCGCCACCACCCGGATCGGCGAGCACACCGTCCCCGCGGGCGCGGACGTGATCCTGGCGCCCTGGGTGACGCACCGCCACCCCGCCTACTGGCCGGACCCGGACCGCTTCGATCCCGAGCGCTTCACGCCCGAAGCGGAGGCAGCCCGTCCGCGCTACGCCTGGTTCCCCTTCGGCGGGGGCCCGCGCGCCTGCATCGGGCAGCACTTCTCGATGCTGGAGTCGGTGATCGCGCTGGCGATGATCCTGCGGGCCTACGCCTTCGAGGCCGTGGACACCGAGGTCCCGGTCGGCGCCGGGATCACCCTGCGGACGACCGGCCCGGCGCGCTGCCGGATCCGACGCCCGGACACCCTCTCGTAGTCCCTTGTCACGGATATACGGGATGCGGGCAGGTCAGGGCAGGCCATAGTGTCGATGCCCGTGGAACCACTCACCGAGAAACAGATCCGCTCGTCCTTCGTGAACTGCACGAAGGGCGAGGCGGCGCGGCTGCGCCTGCCGCTCGACTTCGCCGAACTGCCCTGGAAGGACCTGGACTTCCTGGGGTGGGTGGACCCGGGAGCGCCCCTGCGGGCCCATCTCGTGCTGCCCCGGGAAGACCGTGACGGTCCGCTGGGGATCTCACTGCGCGTCCCGGCCGTCGGCCGCACCAGTGTGGTGAAGTCCAGCCTGTGTCAGATCTGCCTGACGGGTCACGCCTCCTCCGGGGTCACCCTGCTCGCCGCGCCGCTCGCGGGTGCCCGCGGCCGCGAGGGCAACACGGTCGGCACCTACATCTGCGCGGACCTCGCCTGCCCCCTGTACGTGCGCGGCAAGCGCCAGGCGAAGCTGCGGGCCGGGCAGTACGAGGAGTCCCTGACGCTGGACGAGCGGCTCGCCCGCATGTCCGACAACCTGGACGCCTTCGCGGCCCGCGTCACCGCGGCGTAGCGGCGTAGCGGGCCCCTTACGTCCGGTCGGCCGCCGGCTTGTGGTTGCCCTGGAGGCGAGCGAGGTCCGAGGGGCGCACCTGGATGACGAACAGTGCGATCAGCGCACCGACCAGGGTGAACAGGGAGGCCACGACGAAGGCCGCGCTGATGCCGGAGGTGAGGACCTGGTCGCCCCACGGTTTCGGGAGCTGCCCGGTGCGTTGGAAGAAGGCCTTCTGCACCGGGCCGGCGGTGCTGAGGAACTCCGGGATCTGCTCCTTGGCCTCGTTGCGGCTCGCCGTGCCGTAGACGGTCACCAGAATCGACAGGCCCAGCGAGCCGCCCACCTGCTGCATCGTGTTCAGCAGTCCGGACGCCGCTCCCGACTCCCGGTCGGTGACGTTGGACAGGGCCATCAGCGTCAGCGAGACGAACTGCAGGCCCATGCCGAGGGCGAAGAGCAGCATCGGGCCCAGGATGCTGCCGAGGTACGTCGAGTCGACGTCGGTCTGTGTCAGCCAGGCGAGGCCGGCCGCCGAGGACAGCGCACCGGTGACCATGAAGGGCTTGGGGCCGAACTTCGGCAGCAGTTTCGCGGTGGTC
Protein-coding sequences here:
- a CDS encoding FBP domain-containing protein; the protein is MEPLTEKQIRSSFVNCTKGEAARLRLPLDFAELPWKDLDFLGWVDPGAPLRAHLVLPREDRDGPLGISLRVPAVGRTSVVKSSLCQICLTGHASSGVTLLAAPLAGARGREGNTVGTYICADLACPLYVRGKRQAKLRAGQYEESLTLDERLARMSDNLDAFAARVTAA